A DNA window from Acidimicrobiales bacterium contains the following coding sequences:
- a CDS encoding MFS transporter produces MEATRADQHTPPGTEADAGHPRRWAVLAVVSLSMFVTVLDGTIVNIALPTLTTELGASTRQLQWIVDAYLLVFTGLLLAAGGLGDRYGRRLSLVAGLIAFGVTSVVAGSADSANSLIGARALMGIGAAFIFPATLAIITNVFTDPKERAAAIGVWSGVSGLAVAAGPIVGGWLLEHFWWGSVFYINIPVVVVAVGAALVLVPESRDRHVPRLDTPGLILSVAAIGSLVFTIIEAPEWGWLAPETLAGFAVAGATLIGFVVWELRVAHPMLPVRIFENLRFSAASIAVTSAFFALFGFIFLITQYFQLIRNYGPLEAGVRTIPVAASIAIAAVLSPKVVERVGTTRVVVTGLLSMTAAFFWVSAASATTPYLEIVGQMILLGAGLGMTTAPATESIMGSLSLDKAGVGSAVNDTTRELGGTLGVAVVGSVFNSIYVSRLADSAVVSNLPVEARELTEESVGAVRIIAPQLGDAAGQYVDAVADAFLSGLSVACIVVGAVTLAGAAAVSRYLPARAG; encoded by the coding sequence ATGGAAGCCACCCGAGCCGACCAACACACACCACCAGGAACAGAAGCCGACGCGGGGCATCCCAGGCGCTGGGCCGTGCTGGCCGTCGTGTCGCTGTCGATGTTCGTCACGGTTCTCGACGGGACAATCGTCAACATCGCCCTGCCGACCTTGACCACCGAACTGGGTGCCAGCACCCGACAGCTCCAGTGGATCGTCGATGCCTACCTGCTGGTGTTCACAGGCCTGTTGCTGGCAGCCGGTGGGCTCGGCGACCGCTACGGCCGACGACTGTCGCTGGTAGCTGGTCTGATCGCGTTCGGCGTGACCTCGGTTGTTGCCGGATCGGCCGATTCGGCCAACTCATTGATCGGCGCCCGGGCCTTGATGGGGATAGGCGCGGCCTTCATCTTCCCGGCGACGCTGGCCATCATCACCAACGTCTTCACCGACCCCAAGGAGCGAGCGGCAGCGATCGGGGTGTGGAGCGGTGTCAGTGGCCTGGCGGTCGCTGCCGGGCCAATCGTCGGGGGCTGGCTTCTCGAGCACTTCTGGTGGGGTTCGGTCTTCTACATCAACATTCCGGTGGTCGTCGTGGCCGTGGGTGCGGCCTTGGTGTTGGTGCCCGAGAGCCGAGATCGTCACGTGCCGCGCCTCGACACCCCGGGGCTGATCCTGTCGGTCGCAGCGATCGGCTCACTCGTGTTCACCATCATCGAGGCACCCGAGTGGGGCTGGCTTGCGCCCGAGACACTCGCTGGCTTCGCTGTTGCGGGTGCAACGCTGATCGGCTTCGTGGTGTGGGAGCTGCGTGTCGCACACCCGATGCTGCCGGTGAGGATCTTCGAGAACCTGCGATTCAGTGCTGCCAGCATCGCGGTGACGTCGGCCTTCTTCGCCCTTTTCGGGTTCATCTTCTTGATCACCCAGTATTTCCAGCTGATTCGCAACTACGGCCCGCTGGAAGCCGGCGTACGAACGATTCCGGTTGCGGCCTCGATCGCCATTGCTGCGGTGCTGTCACCCAAGGTCGTCGAGCGGGTCGGCACAACCCGAGTGGTGGTCACAGGTCTGCTGTCGATGACCGCGGCGTTCTTCTGGGTTTCGGCGGCGTCGGCCACCACGCCCTACCTCGAGATCGTGGGGCAGATGATCCTGTTGGGTGCCGGCCTGGGCATGACGACCGCCCCGGCCACCGAATCGATAATGGGCTCGCTTTCGCTCGACAAGGCCGGTGTCGGATCGGCGGTCAACGACACCACCCGCGAGCTCGGCGGAACCTTGGGCGTGGCGGTGGTGGGCAGCGTGTTCAACTCGATCTACGTCAGCCGACTCGCCGACAGTGCGGTGGTGTCAAACCTGCCTGTCGAGGCGAGGGAGCTGACCGAAGAGTCGGTTGGTGCGGTTCGAATCATCGCCCCGCAGTTGGGGGACGCCGCCGGACAGTACGTCGATGCGGTTGCCGACGCCTTCCTGTCCGGCTTGTCTGTGGCCTGCATAGTCGTCGGAGCGGTGACCCTGGCCGGTGCAGCTGCGGTGTCGAGGTACCTGCCCGCACGCGCTGGTTGA
- a CDS encoding PspC domain-containing protein — protein sequence MTATRHKRPSGRSGAPGLRRTTDDRVVWGVAGGLAEAAAVDAILMRVAFVALTAIWGLGIGLYLVGALAMPERDWPTSNPVRPGMRPMLGQGIAVGVLCAGLVATARALGLTPPDDILVPWMLVVVGVGLVWGRMPLRPRARLALPPGPAHRGDPVSSQGSATQAPPRSKPVDPVGEPRRAQTPTEPQTPGRRPAPERPSGPKNIPLGTLTAGTLLVASGLLYLLERGDLVDVSWRLLGSIGVVTMGLALIAGGWWGRPRGLVPFGSVLCALLLAATIVQVPLTGGVGRRFVVVDAQEVQLGPQQIGLGAGTVTIDLTEVDPLDVEAAEFGWAASVEGPVVHVVAELGAGQMRVVVRPDQAIVVDARVGLGRYDLVGVSDGGVAAERIAAFEPVDDLGPPLVLDLDVGVGSITVEVER from the coding sequence GTGACAGCGACCCGCCACAAACGGCCCTCGGGCAGGTCTGGCGCGCCCGGGCTGAGGCGCACCACCGACGACCGCGTGGTGTGGGGTGTCGCCGGTGGACTGGCCGAGGCCGCGGCGGTGGACGCCATATTGATGCGGGTCGCCTTTGTTGCCCTGACGGCGATCTGGGGCCTGGGTATCGGTCTGTATCTGGTGGGTGCCCTCGCGATGCCCGAGCGCGACTGGCCGACCTCGAACCCCGTCCGCCCGGGGATGAGGCCCATGCTCGGTCAGGGGATTGCGGTTGGTGTTCTGTGCGCCGGCCTTGTCGCCACCGCCAGAGCGCTGGGGCTGACCCCTCCCGACGACATCCTCGTTCCGTGGATGCTGGTCGTGGTGGGCGTGGGTCTCGTTTGGGGCCGCATGCCGCTGAGGCCCCGCGCCCGCTTGGCGTTGCCGCCTGGGCCTGCCCATCGCGGCGACCCGGTTTCATCGCAAGGCTCGGCCACCCAGGCGCCGCCGCGCTCCAAGCCGGTAGACCCCGTCGGCGAGCCCAGACGCGCCCAGACGCCAACCGAACCGCAGACTCCTGGTCGTCGGCCTGCGCCCGAGAGGCCGTCGGGTCCCAAGAACATCCCGCTCGGAACGCTCACCGCGGGAACTCTCCTCGTCGCCAGCGGCTTGCTGTACCTGCTCGAGAGAGGCGACCTGGTCGACGTGTCGTGGCGGCTGCTCGGTTCGATCGGTGTCGTGACGATGGGGTTGGCGCTGATCGCAGGCGGTTGGTGGGGAAGACCGCGCGGCCTGGTGCCGTTCGGCTCGGTCCTGTGCGCCTTGTTGCTGGCTGCAACGATTGTCCAGGTTCCGCTGACCGGTGGTGTGGGTCGGCGATTCGTCGTGGTCGATGCCCAGGAAGTGCAGTTGGGTCCCCAGCAGATCGGCCTCGGTGCGGGCACGGTCACCATCGACCTGACCGAGGTAGATCCGCTGGACGTCGAGGCGGCCGAGTTCGGCTGGGCGGCGTCGGTAGAGGGACCAGTGGTTCACGTCGTGGCCGAACTCGGTGCCGGCCAGATGCGCGTGGTGGTGCGGCCCGACCAGGCGATAGTTGTCGACGCCAGGGTGGGCCTCGGTCGTTACGACCTCGTGGGTGTCAGCGACGGGGGAGTGGCTGCAGAACGGATAGCAGCGTTCGAGCCGGTCGACGACCTGGGACCGCCTCTGGTGCTGGATCTCGACGTCGGTGTCGGCTCGATCACGGTCGAGGTAGAGCGATGA
- a CDS encoding TetR/AcrR family transcriptional regulator — MTPGDGYHHGDLPRALKDATAELVAERGPAGFSLREVARRAGVSHAAPSHHFGDATGLLTAVAVEGFQALAAALAQARTANPDPLECLAAQGRAYVELSISHPGHCAVLSRSDLVDSHSPEYAEAGDRAYGELEQTVRDIADLHNPELDVSLASRLCWSTMQGLVELYDTMRLKAQLHDEPAIPDIAEVADRFSRLLAKGFINRTG, encoded by the coding sequence ATGACCCCCGGCGACGGCTACCACCACGGAGACCTGCCCAGGGCGCTCAAGGATGCGACCGCCGAATTGGTTGCCGAGCGGGGCCCAGCCGGGTTCTCGCTGCGAGAGGTAGCCAGGCGCGCCGGCGTGTCGCACGCGGCGCCCAGCCACCACTTCGGCGACGCAACCGGGCTGCTGACCGCGGTTGCGGTCGAGGGTTTCCAGGCGCTGGCGGCCGCGTTGGCACAAGCGCGGACCGCCAACCCGGATCCGTTGGAGTGTCTGGCCGCCCAGGGCCGCGCCTATGTCGAGCTGTCGATCTCACACCCAGGGCATTGCGCGGTGTTGTCCCGAAGCGACCTGGTCGACTCACACTCGCCCGAGTACGCCGAAGCCGGGGATCGTGCCTACGGCGAACTCGAGCAGACCGTTCGCGACATCGCCGATCTGCACAATCCCGAGCTCGACGTGTCGCTTGCGTCACGACTGTGCTGGTCGACCATGCAGGGACTGGTCGAGCTCTACGACACCATGCGGCTCAAGGCCCAGCTTCACGACGAGCCGGCCATCCCCGACATCGCCGAAGTGGCAGATCGGTTCTCGCGGCTGCTGGCCAAGGGATTCATCAACCGCACCGGCTGA